In Vairimorpha necatrix chromosome 8, complete sequence, a single window of DNA contains:
- a CDS encoding cytosol aminopeptidase, whose product MSLLNYEQLFVKTVPIESAIKVNIIPYSYKNKEYSTSDSSNLDYLKNLNPASNSTYRIMPDKSIECFVCLSRNDEEADEWRASVATSGASCYNLLSHFDNPLNINIKNIDNIRDFISGIVLAYYKYNFLFKKSSDRQAISIISEYDEFVEISNAQNFVRFLGDTPANLMTPSIFTKYVEKYCQGMDFTVYDKDFMSEKNMNLLLGVSRGSNEDPKLIKISYKGSNKDNIDVSLVGKGITFDTGGISLKSPANMSAMKGDMLGAATVLATIKLAHDKKLKINIEAILPLSENMPGGRATKPGDVHVSMSGLSVEVDNTDAEGRLILGDALTFAQESSPEYLFDIATLTGAMTVALGEDYLGYFCNNEDLNEIINKSSDESGDLAWRMPLSNLFLSCMKSNVADLKNAGNRKGGSCSAAIFLSKFVKENVKWCHFDIAGVDFDHRNKVLYGKGMTGRGFPLLYELVKNLSDQ is encoded by the coding sequence ATGTCTCTTTTGAATTACGAACAACTTTTCGTCAAAACAGTCCCAATAGAATCAGCTATTAAAGTTAATATAATTCCATATTCTTACAAGAATAAAGAATACTCCACTTCTGATTCCTCTAATCTCGATTATCTTAAAAATCTAAACCCAGCCTCCAATTCTACTTATCGTATCATGCCTGACAAATCCATTGAGTGTTTCGTTTGCCTTTCTAGAAACGACGAGGAGGCCGACGAATGGAGGGCGAGTGTCGCGACAAGCGGCGCGTCTTGTTACAATTTACTGTCTCATTTTGATAATCCACTAAACATTAATATCAAGAATATTGACAATATAAGAGATTTTATATCAGGAATAGTACTGgcttattataaatacaactttttatttaaaaaatcttctgATCGACAAGCTATTTCTATTATTAGCGAGTATGACGAATTTGTAGAAATTTCTAATGCCCAGAATTTCGTGCGTTTTCTAGGCGACACACCCGCAAATTTGATGACTCCAAGTATTTTCACTAAATATGTAGAGAAATATTGTCAAGGAATGGATTTCACAGTCTATGACAAGGATTTCATGtctgaaaaaaatatgaatctTTTACTAGGTGTTTCTAGAGGATCAAATGAAGACCCgaaacttataaaaatatcttataAAGGATCTAATAAAGACAATATTGATGTCTCATTAGTAGGAAAAGGTATTACTTTTGATACTGGTGgtatttctttaaaatccCCTGCTAATATGTCGGCCATGAAAGGTGACATGCTTGGTGCTGCCACAGTTCTCGCTACTATAAAATTGGCTCATgataagaaattaaaaattaatattgaGGCAATTTTGCCTCTTTCTGAAAATATGCCAGGAGGCCGCGCTACTAAACCCGGAGATGTGCATGTGAGCATGTCTGGCTTGAGTGTAGAAGTAGACAATACAGACGCGGAAGGCCGATTAATACTTGGAGATGCACTTACATTTGCACAAGAAAGTAGTCcagaatatttatttgatattgCTACACTTACAGGCGCCATGACAGTGGCACTAGGTGAAGATTATTTGggatatttttgtaataacGAAGATCTTaatgaaataattaataagtCGAGTGACGAGTCAGGAGACTTGGCCTGGAGGATGCCCCTGTctaatctttttttgtcttGTATGAAATCTAATGTGGCAGATCTTAAAAATGCAGGGAATAGAAAAGGAGGCTCGTGTAGTGCGGCGATTTTCTTGTCTAAATTTGTTAAAGAAAATGTCAAGTGGTGTCATTTTGATATTGCGGGTGTTGATTTTGACCATAGGAATAAAGTTTTGTATGGGAAAGGAATGACAGGGAGAGGGTTTCCTTTGTTGTATGAGTTAGTTAAGAATTTGAGTgatcaataa